The genomic stretch TCAAGCCACAATGTTTCCCTAATTCTGCAGCTTGCATAGCATCAAATTGCTGATATACATATTCTATTAGGTTGAAACAAAGAGTACAACAGCCTCTCCAACAGAAGTACAGATGGAGTTGCTTTGCGAGAACTGTAATAGCCTAGTGGGCGTTGAGGACATAGTTGCTAAAGGATGGCGACTATTTAAAACAAGCTTATCGGTAAGCAAGCGGTTTTCGGAAGGCGAGTGCGAAGACCCAGAATGGGAATGCCATTCTTTAGAGGTGGTTGTGGCAGCTCAATTGTTGGAGTTGATTGAGAGAGAAAGCGCTCGACGATTTGTTCTCCACTGTGGGCAAGGGGATGGGCTGCTGGTATGTCGATTCTTTGTCCTTCAGTCTTGTTTCATTTTAGATACCTGTTTGTGACTCCTTGGCGTATAGATCTGGGTCTTCAATCCGGACATGCGATATTCGAATTCTAGTTCGGACCACAGTATAACTGCGCAGCGGGCCATGAAAATCCTATTCCAGGATGTTGTCGATGTGGATGGGATGCTTCATCCGGATCGTGGCAAGGCCTCATCTTTATCCCTGGAGGAACTTCGACTGCCATCCAGTGTCTTGTCTGCTATCGTAAAAACCTTGAAGAGTAGGAACATGATGCTACCAAAATCAGCAAGGGAGTTTAGAGAATGGAAAGTTGGCATCATGCATCGACATGACCGGACAAAGAATGCTTGAGAAGAGGTGGTTGTGAAGTGAGTTGGTATGTTTCGTTTGGAGACAAAAAATCGTCAggtgccttcttcctctttgggaaTGCAGGCGGATGTCACCGGACCACATTCCCATTCCAGAGTGAattggctttcttctgcttcatACTCTGCATTCCGTTGCTCCCTTGGCATTGTCACTTTAGTATTCATCCATCGATTCATTCCTCAACTGGCATAACCTCTAACGTATCTTCTTAGAAGAGAGATCATTACGCGTCTTACCCCCAACAGCCCATGGGCGCCTCTCGATACTCGTCAACTGCGCAACAGATCAAATCATATAAACCTTGGCCTTTTGCCAATCCTCGCTCCTCAAATGGCGACTGACAGCCGCGAACTACAACTTCCGACAGCAACCAGCCAAAGTGGCAAGAGCGATATCACCTGGGAACACCTGGAGGATGTGTCTGCAGAACATAAGGAAGTAGAACATCCCGGTCACTCCCGCATTTCAAGCGCCACCAAGTCTAGGAAGGCTGCTAAACATGTGGGAACTATGAGTGCGGAGTTGGCGAACATTGAACTCACCGAAAAGCCGTCATTGCGTTATCATTTAGCACCTCCAGCAATCTTGATAATTCCTCCTAGTCCTTCCGATGAAAATCCACAAGAGACCTCGGGCAGCGTACCATGCCGGTCTAAATAGACATCTCCTTGGCCGTCTTAGACCATCACCCTGGGCACTTCTTTGAAGTAAACCGTTGCAACAAACTTCAAAAATGAAGGGCGCACGTTTAGTATCAATCATAAGCTAAGCCCTGGAAATTTTAAACGGATTACAAACCGAGACCGGCAATCCTTGGAAAAGTTGACAAGCTGTTCTACGTTCTCTAAACGCTCAGGCTCGTGGGCTGTGAGACTTACTGCTTCCAATTTAACTAGAAACTGTCTCTGCTGTGAAGGCAATGCCTATCAGAGTGCCAATAATCGGTTCTTATTCGTCAACATAGATCGtctctatatataatatcatgtatctcgatatcatatTCGTATCTCCACTGCGGTGACCTGAAACATAGCAAAGTCACAGGCGTTTACCCTTCGAATGGCGTTTCATACGGTCTTTCTGCCTGTGGCGTGATTCTTGCGAGATGACGCCTTTGACCATCCTCCCAGTCGAAAATGGCACTGTGTGCAACGACTCGGTTCTAGAAAGCAATTAATACCCCGTACATAAaaatggtcgtatgtacatatactTACATCCCAAACAACCACAGTATTCGGCCGCCACCTTACTCGAGTCTGAATGTCTTGGGACAAGGCAATATGATCATACAAGAATTTGAGAAGGAAGTCGgactcttctttcttgtatcCAACGATGTATCGGGTAACTAATTGCTGTTAGAAACTCTGTATCGGCTACACTGTTTCAAGCGAGAACTCACATTGCGGGTTCACGTAGAGAGCTTTCTCCCCAGTGACGGGATGTGTCCTCACAACCGGGTGCTCGGTGGTAATTGGGTCGCGTCGTGCAATACCACCCTTGTTCAGACTGTTGTTAACCTGCTCGACACCAGAGTGAACAGCCTTCAGACCATGCAATCGCTTGCGGAACTCGGGTGACAACCGTCTGTAAGCCTGGGCCATGTTACAGAACAGAGTATCTCCACCGCTTGTCGGGCCATCCAACAGGTACAGAAAGGTAGTCCCAGGAGGCTGTTTCTCGAAGGTAACATCAGAGTGCCAAGTGAGCGAGTTGGTGTGGGTTTCCAGGAATTCAGCTCCACTCCTATCGTCTGCTCCACGGTGAACGAGGTGGATCTCGGGGAAGCCCTTAGGTGCCCCAGAGCTCTGATGAATGTGGTGTCTACCGAAATAACCACCAAACTCAAGGGCTTTCTCGATAGGGAGCTGAGCGAAATCCTGGTCTCGGAAAGCTGAAAAACTCCGTCAGTAAGTGTGACAAGAATCATTCGTCTTTATATGCTATAACATACCGACAACTTTCCTTTGGGCGACGTACAAAGCCAGCTGGTCTTTACCCTTATCGGTCAACTGACTCAGTTGGATACCGTGAACTTCGCTACCAATGGTCGGGGtaagctcctccacctcGCCCTTGCCCTCAGGGAAGAGATCTGGGAAAGCTGGGTCGGCATCCTTTCCATGCTCATAGTGCTCAAATGGTTGAAGTGGTGGGTATCTATCGAGCGGGTGAGATGCTGGGCTCGAGCGACTAAACATGGTGCAATATCAGGGTCCTATACTTCTCTGTTTCGTTATCCCAGACGGGGAGATAGTTCGGGAAAGATGCCGGTGGCTGTTTTGCGGTTCCTTTGATCTCATTGTCATGCTGATATGTTTCACGGTATCCTACCCCATTCTCCTTGTTGTGACCAGCATCGGTTCTAAGAGAGGTCTTTGGTGCCGAGCGGAGTGAGACAGTCTCGGTTATAGATGGAGCCATCTTTGTAGATTTGCGTGAAAGTtgatgtttctttttttcgaTTTGTCTTCTGTTCTAACAAGCTTTGATCTAACGCCAGGGGGCTAACTCCTAGATATACCCATCGCATCACATTTAATCGCCCAGGCCAGATCCGATTATCCGTCTGATGTCCGATGATTGTGCAATATTTGCGGGGTATGTTCAATATCACGCCCTGCTCAAGAGTACATCTTGCAAGGAATTTCACGCGGCGCGCGGGGTTACTGGTGATGACTGCCGCAACGAGCCAAGTACATCCAATGCTAAGTAGTTGACTGGTGAATCACAAAGTGATCTGATTGCGTGATAGAACAGGATTTGCGGAGCGAAAGCCTATCCATTGTACGCTGACTCGGCGTCGCAGAGCTTTATCGGCCGTTCGTCCAATGCTAAGTAAGTTCTGGATTCGAACCGATCAAGGCGACAAACTTTTGTCTCATTTTCGTTGGGTAGATAGAAAACTGAAATACTCAAGACTGACGACAAGTAGAATATGGTCCATTCTTTCGCTATCTAAACTGATACGCGGCCGTTGTTGTTGCAACTGCGGGCCAAGTATGACGTGCTAGCACGACCCATTCGCGCAACCCTAAGTTGCAATCTAGCTACCTCCGTTGGGGAATTTAGTATACGAAGCACACGAGAGTGGGCCTCCGCCATCTCCCTGGACAGAGAGGGTCATTGAAGGAGCCACTCGGCATGGAATCTATTGTGGTTACAATGAGTGCCTCTTGCAACCGTTTGCTTTTCGCACGTGTGAGCCTCGCAAAAGGCAACCCGACAAATTACATTTCATACGCAGTATGTGAATGTGAATAAGAATCAGAGACGCCAATCCTTTAGATTGAACATGTTATGCAGCTTGTCCTACCATAGTGCACGAGCCGCCAATCAGAGCCCCCCCCTAATGTTGCAATGGTGATGGCGAAATATGCCACCATAAGCCAATCTGATGGTGAAATTGGCTCTCCTTTGCGCTGCCCACAAGGCAGCAAACCAGCTTCCCTTTGCTACTACCATGGACTCCTGCGGTAAAACAGATGACGGTCGGCAATTGCTGCTAGCTCACCAGTCCAGATCAAACGCTTAATGACATCCCTGCTTCTTTCCGTTGACATGACTCGCCTTTCATAACGTCAGTGTTGTTCCATTTGCGTGATGGTGTCCACTATGTATCCCCTAATGGGTCCTGGATGATTGGTCCAATACAATCAAGGATTGCTTCGGTTTCCTTAACTTACTAAAGCTTTATCAGACAGTGGGGTTATTACCTGCTTCTCAGCCATGCAGATGTTCGCCGCGATCCGCAGCATCCTATCGATAAAATCCTAGGCTCTATGTTTACATGTCCTAATTGGCCTTGGATAACTATTCACGGTGCATGCTCGTCGCGTAGTCTCAACTAGCTTCAGCCTTAAGTGCAAAATTGCGATTGCGTGATAGAACCACTACTCCCTCGTCTAGCGATAGCTACGAAgtaatatttatttaattgCATATGCTGCCCTTGTAATTGAAACAGCTCATCCATTGCCATCATTGAGTCTGTCGGGCAATCGCCGCATCTAACCATACTGGCAAAATGGCTTCCGACAACCACAAAGAAGCGACTGCCAATGTTGAGCCTGTAAAAGACGATTCGAAACAGGTCTCAGCAGGGTCATCCTCCGAGACGCTACCTGTCGCGGCGCCCAAGCGGGTCAAGGATATAAGCGAGGGTGCTTTCGATACCACTGAAGACCCGAGATTTTACAAGCCGATCGACGACTATGAAGGTATACATCGTTGGGATCCGGATTTTGAATGGGGAgagcaggaggagaagaagctcatAAGAAAGGTATTGCTGGATCGGTCGCTCGTTTAGGTTTACCCAGACTGATAACAACGACAGATCGATCTACGCGTCTGTACATTCGCTTGTGTCACCTTTTTTGCACTACAACTCGACCGAGGCAATATCGTTCAGGCGATGTCCGACAATATGCTGGGCGACCTGGGCATGAACACGAACGACTACAACACCGGCCAAACAATCTTCTACCTCGTTTTCCTGTTTGCGGAACTTCCCTCCCAATTGATCTCAAAGAAAATCGGACCAGATCGGTGGATTCCGATCCAGATGCTTTGTTGGAGTTTGATCGCCGCCTTCCAGGCTTTCCTTTCAGGGAAAAAGTCATACTATGTCTGTAGGGCGTTGTTGGGTCTTTTTGAGGGTGGATTGTGAGTTGAATTGTGAACCTGAGGTCTCATTTGATTTCCTATTAATACATAGTAGCATCCCGGATactattctctttctctccttttggTACAAGTCCAAGGAGTTACCCATCCGATTGAGTTATTTCTGGATTTCCTACGAGGGAACATCGATTGTCAGTGCATTCCTAGCATATGGCTTCTTACACGTGCGGAGGCCCGATGGTACCGGTGGCTGGCGGTATTTGTTTGCCTTCGAGGGTCTGATCACAGGAGTCATCGCGATCATTGCAGCTTTCTGGATGCCGGCATCACCTACTCAGACCAAAGGCGGGTTTCGCGGCAAAGATGGCTGGTTCAACGAGCGTGAAGAAAAAATCATGGTCAACCGAGTGCTCCGTGATGACCCGAGCAAGGGAGGCATGCACAACCGACAGGCTGTGACGCCGAAGATGCTTTGGGAGGCCCTCTGTGACTATGACATGTGGCCCATCTACCTGTTAGGACTAACGTGGATGATCCCCAATTCGCCAGCAACAAGCTATATCACCCTGCAGCTGAAGTCGTTGGGATTCGATACATTCGAGTCGAACCTTTTGACAATCCCAGCTTATGTGATTTTCATTATCAACCTACTGGTATGGACCTGGATCTCAGAGCGGTTTTACCAGCGATTGATTCTAGGAGTCGGATCTATGATTTGGTGTTTGGTTCTCTTGATCGCACTCGAGACCTTGCCAGATAATGCCAGTCCTTGGGCTCGGTGGATCATTAATGTTCTACTGATTGGAGCACCGTATGTGCATGCTATTATTGTCGCCATGACATCCCGAAACGCAGGCACGGTTCGTACGAGGACAGTTGCCACCGCGGTTTACAACATGATGGTCCAGACGTCAAGCATTATCTCCAACAATGTGAGTAAACTCTCTCACCTCCAGCCACTCGTACAAGTGATTATGTGTTGATCTTCGCTCTTTTAGATCTATCGTGAAGATGACAAACCGTACTATCGCACTGGAAACAAGGTTCTCATTGCGTTGGCAGTATGGAGCATTTTCGTGTTCATTGGAGCCAAATTCTACTACATGTGGCGCAACAAGTATGTTATCTACTAAATCCATCTAGATCAATGggatatagatactaatacGCCTGACCTACACAGGAAGAATACCGAAAAATGGGATGTCATGTCTAGCGCCGAGAGGGAGGAATATCTGGCTGCTAATGGGCACCTGGGCAACAAACGGTATGCGACTCTCTGACCCCTTTCGCGGTTCTTAACTAACTTTTTCCAGACTCGATTTTAGATTCATCCATTAATATACGAGCAAAGCGAGCTAGATCCAGCTGGACATGGATCAGGGGTGCTAGTTATGATTTTAAAAGTCTTTGTGATACCACTTCGTTTAGAATTAGAGAATTAGGCGGTCAACTGTTAATAGATTTGATAGAAGAATACAAAATACATGCCGCTCACATTGGGGTCTCGTTAGTCGTATCGTCAATCGGTGCACCATGCACACATCATATCCAAGCTGCTCTACTCCCCAATCACATACTCACAcccatcttccccaatccACACCTCATGCAGCTTTCCAGCCGGTACATCGACCCGGGCCCCAACCCCAAACGTCTCCTTCTTAACCTCCCCATTATTGAATCGAGCATTGTCCTCGGGATACGTAATTGTAAGGGTACCCTGTCGAATAAGATGCGTCGTCAAGCCCGCGTGTCGATGAGGCGAGTAATATGCATTGCTATAAAGCGTACAGAAATAAGCCCAAGTCGAGGTATACCCAAGTCGAATGCTTAAATTAGTAATTGACTTACCTGCCATCGGACCAGGTGAAGATATGTCGGAAACCCCAGTCTCGGACGAGACGTTCGCACTCGCTGCGGGTTCCGATGGGGTAAGTCTGTGTTTTTGTCATTCTCATATCTATAGCTTTGTGAAAAGAGGCGTGAAGAGCGTTATTCGAGTGAAATGAGCGTTCATAAAGGGGGTTTTACTTATGGTATGTTGAGTCTCTGGAACGGCGgggaagaggacgatgacgTCGTCGGATGGACGTTCAGCCTTCCAGAAGATTGCCTGATTCGTAGCAGAAAACCGTCACGTGGGAGAACATTCTTCGATTGGTTTTATTGGATGGATGTTTTTTCCAGTCATTTACATGGACTTATAGTCCTCTTTGTGCAGCAAGGTGGATTCTCTGGTTGATGCCTTCCGTTGTTTAGGACAGATGTACATAAAGTCAGTATTTATTTGAGCTGGCAGAGTAAGCACTCGATAAAGTCACTGATAGATGCGAATCTTAGTTATTGGTAGTACTATTGTAGTAGTAGAGCTTGCCTGCATGACCGGGCAATGAACACTGCCAGATCAGGAAGGGGCTACGCGTGACTTTGGAGGTTGATCAAGTCTTCTAAGTTGTATATTCTCCTCACTGTTTGATCGCTACCCTCCTCTGGATATTTCATCAATTGAGCCAAATATGCGCTCTTCTATCATTGCATTAGGTCTCCCATACTATCGTACAAGTCCTGTCTCCAAATCTTTCCCAGCTTTGTGGCCCATCCCAGATTAAGGGCTCCTGTCTGAGGAGTAATTGGTGCTTGCCGCCGCTGTCGTCCCTGACCATTCCACGATGTGTTCCGCCCCCAAGGAAcaacgaaaagaaaggacgATTTGAGGGTTTTCAAGGGTGTTTTAGAAGTGGATGGCGTTTTTGTCCTCCTTTTACCCTGGAGAAAGAGGTACCTAGGTCCCCCAATATTGATTAATGTCTTCAAGTGGTCTGCCAGGAAAGTATCAGTATAGGTGTCCAGGGCAAGGTACTTTCTATATGGCTAGCTGTTAAAGCTTACCGGCCATCGTCAACCAACAGGAGTACCGCAGACATGGCAGTTCTTTCCGGGGATCACCCAGGTCTCCTTTCCACATTTCTCACACTCCGGGCAGCGCCTTCCTGGCATCTGGTGTATAGATCAGAAAATGTTCTTTGAGGGGAAAATAACTTTGTCGTGTGTACTCACCGGCATGTTGTAAATGTTACTACCCAGTACTTTGGTTAAGTTCAAAAAAAGGGAGATGTTCGGTTGCCTCCGAGATGTGAAAGGCCTCTCAAGGTCCCGAAGATTGGGTACGGTCAAAGTTTAAAGAGGAAAGACCAACAAAGTTCAAGTTCTGGTGCACAGCTTGTTGGATGCTGAGAGCTTAATCTGATTTCTGGGACGCCAGTCTCCGGCCCTTATCTAGTTCAGCGGCACTCGATGGATCAAAGACCTTCGCTGAGATCCGAATTTTCAGCAGAGCCATCGGGAGATCTCCATGTTAGGGTCGATCGATCGATTGATGGACGACATTAGTTACACTCAATGCATCAAGGCAACTCGCATAATGAATCCCTGCAAACCCAACATGTCATGTCAGACCCGAACTATTCGGATGTTCCCGTTCATGACAAGCATTGCATTTCAGTAACTGGGGTTATCACGCAGTGTGATCCGCTCTCTACATGGAACATACGTGTCCAAGCACAAAAGCGGGtccggatgatgagaagagggggggaagcgcaaaggaaaaagcaaaggaataTCCTTGTGCGGAAAAGAGGAACGTCTTCGGCGTATATTTTGGAAACCGTTTATGCAGCTAACCATGGATACTCAACATTCGGTAAACCGTCCAACTGGGCCATCTGGGTCCCTCTTGAACCCTGAAATGTGACTGGTTGCGAGTCATGTTGGAATGGCACGCGATCTATCCCACCGCCATCACGCACAATGGACCAAGAACTTGTGTTACCAACAGGTACATGCCACTCATCAACTTTGGAAAGCCAGCGCGAGTCTACCTCACATAGGCCGTATTCGGTCGAAATTAGTCCCTCGTCGTGATGTTGAATTGAGGGGCTTCTGGCCAGCTTGCAGTAAGGTGCACCACACACATCACATATCTTATTTTCTCTCCTATTCGAACCCGGTCTACGCTAGAAAATCTCTTATTGGTTTGGCCCATACATGCATCCCTGTCCTCCGTATGGACCGAGGTGAACATTGCTTGCAGGGAGAAGAATGTGCACCCAGACCACTTCAGCCCTGGGTTGTGGTCTCTCTCATTGTACTAAAGCTTCCCCATCACAACCTAGCGGCTAGCGTCAAGCCCCACCGCTCCAATGTCTGTTTGCTAGCACGCTGACCCCGTG from Aspergillus oryzae RIB40 DNA, chromosome 1 encodes the following:
- a CDS encoding TauD/TfdA dioxygenase family protein (probable taurine catabolism dioxygenase), translating into MAPSITETVSLRSAPKTSLRTDAGHNKENGVGYRETYQHDNEIKGTAKQPPASFPNYLPVWDNETEKYPPLQPFEHYEHGKDADPAFPDLFPEGKGEVEELTPTIGSEVHGIQLSQLTDKGKDQLALYVAQRKVVAFRDQDFAQLPIEKALEFGGYFGRHHIHQSSGAPKGFPEIHLVHRGADDRSGAEFLETHTNSLTWHSDVTFEKQPPGTTFLYLLDGPTSGGDTLFCNMAQAYRRLSPEFRKRLHGLKAVHSGVEQVNNSLNKGGIARRDPITTEHPVVRTHPVTGEKALYVNPQFTRYIVGYKKEESDFLLKFLYDHIALSQDIQTRVRWRPNTVVVWDVSICTYDHFYVRGINCFLEPSRCTQCHFRLGGWSKASSRKNHATGRKTV
- a CDS encoding putative transporter (permease of the major facilitator superfamily) is translated as MASDNHKEATANVEPVKDDSKQVSAGSSSETLPVAAPKRVKDISEGAFDTTEDPRFYKPIDDYEGIHRWDPDFEWGEQEEKKLIRKIDLRVCTFACVTFFALQLDRGNIVQAMSDNMLGDLGMNTNDYNTGQTIFYLVFLFAELPSQLISKKIGPDRWIPIQMLCWSLIAAFQAFLSGKKSYYVCRALLGLFEGGFIPDTILFLSFWYKSKELPIRLSYFWISYEGTSIVSAFLAYGFLHVRRPDGTGGWRYLFAFEGLITGVIAIIAAFWMPASPTQTKGGFRGKDGWFNEREEKIMVNRVLRDDPSKGGMHNRQAVTPKMLWEALCDYDMWPIYLLGLTWMIPNSPATSYITLQLKSLGFDTFESNLLTIPAYVIFIINLLVWTWISERFYQRLILGVGSMIWCLVLLIALETLPDNASPWARWIINVLLIGAPYVHAIIVAMTSRNAGTVRTRTVATAVYNMMVQTSSIISNNIYREDDKPYYRTGNKVLIALAVWSIFVFIGAKFYYMWRNKKNTEKWDVMSSAEREEYLAANGHLGNKRLDFRFIH
- a CDS encoding uncharacterized protein (predicted protein), with the translated sequence MRMTKTQTYPIGTRSECERLVRDWGFRHIFTWSDGSNAYYSPHRHAGLTTHLIRQGTLTITYPEDNARFNNGEVKKETFGVGARVDVPAGKLHEVWIGEDGCEYVIGE